The genome window accgatttctgattttattcgatcgcgagaaaGAACCAATTTTGGAgcttgttaaaacttttatttctcggaatgAATTCAAACTcgaaaatcattctcgaattataaatctcatctgaagctcattaaatcaaactctcgacggctgTTATTTGACCTCAGCCTCAGTCTAATTTTTCGAACCTtgatctatgttcgactattttattcggatccgtactctcaaacagaatactcaatatgtcgtcctctaatcaattttatccgactcggccaaatatctcacgtccgaaccgaattcaaaaccccgtatcgacagcgattttaaaatgcAACGATTCACCTTCTCTGACTAAAAATCCGAAAGTCGGTCGTATCCCGAGGCAATTTATTTTCGACCATGTGTAGGGAATTATTTCCGAGAGAATCCAAATCAGACTCTCAGCtgaaattaatcgctcaatcgttcaTTCGTCCGAACTCTATTTCGCTTTGTTTTTCTGTCTCAacgaattccgcaggagcatttttacTCTAGAAATAATTTAGCGCGACACGATTTAGCATTTTTGGCCAAGCCCATTCTAGCCCATTTGGCCAAcaaagaaaccctaaccctaacccatgtctataaatagaagTGCTCCTTCCTTGCACTTGgctattttgcactcccacccctcaaaaATTTTCAGCCGCCATTCtctcttctccctgttttcttcctCGCGCAGCAGCAGCTCCACCTTCCCCTGCGCCCTCTCTCCATGGCGAGCAGCCTCCTGCAGCCGAGCTCCTGCCCATGGCGTCCATCCCTGGCCTCCCTTGCGCAGGGGTAGAAGCAGCCATGGCCGGACCTTTGCCCTTCTCTGGCTCGCGCCCTCTGTTGCAGACCGATGCCTCTGTGAGGCCAGCAGCCAGGGCGTCCGAAGTTCCCTATGCTCGGCGCCCCTTCCTGCGTAGCTCCCTCCTCCCTCTGTTCCTTGTCGTAGGAGCAGGAACTTTATGGGTGCAGGCCGCGCCCCTCTCCCTTCTTCCCCTACTCGAAGCTTGCCATGGCACCCGTGCCCCTGCGGCTTCCATGGCGTCCGGCCCTGCTGTTTTTCTCCCATGGCCGAGCAGCAGCTCTGCACTTTCCTCCCATGGTCGAGCTTCTACATAGCAGCGACAACAGCTCCCATGGATGGTGCCCTGATTTCCAGCTCCCTCTGTCTGGCGCCCTTGCAGCAGGACGCGCAGAGCCCGCATGGCGCCTTCCTCCTCGGCTCCAATGGTGTGGCCGAGTAGCAGCCCTGCCCTCTTCTCCCTGGGATGCAACAACCCATCCTCCTCTCTTCCCCCACAAAACAGCGAGCCCCCTCCTCGCTGTTCTCCGTGGTGCCCGCCGGTTGTTCGACAGAATGCACAGCAAACCGCGCGCTGCAGCAGCCCTCTCGTTCGTTCTCCACTCCCCTCGTCGCGTGCCGTCGCTCTAGTGCTCGCTGCGCAGCCCCATCCGCGACGCCGTCGAAACCCGTGGTGAGAAACccctgctgcccttgctgctattatatttttatttttgtgcTCGGTAGAATGTTGAACTGTTGTGTGTGTCTAATCGCAGCTATCCGTCAATGCCAACCGTCGTGCACGCGTGTTCGATACATGGCCGGTCGGGCGAACAACATGCATGCACAACTCAGATCCGATCCCGTTCAGGTTGATTGCTTTATAGTTTACGATACGTATGATTTGGTTGATGTCAGGCAGTGCatatatatgtggatgtgtgtaatatGTTTCGTCTATACACGTTGGTAGGATCGCATGTGCGGTTAGAGAACAAGAGGTTGTTGATGTGTGCGGttgtagtttgtctaattatgttttggtcgatgtggtgtacaTTGGTGTTTAAATATGTGAGGGTATGaaatgttttggttatatgcAGTGGCAAGGTCGCATTCACGTTTTGGTAAACACATATGTCGTGCTTGTTTGTTGTGATAAGTAAGTTGGAAGTATAAGATACGTGAGCGATGGATTAGTGAACGTGTGTGTGCCGTGGTGCATCGTATTTATTGTTGCGCTATGTGGGtcgaagtgtctcgagtgcatgccgccacatggttgtatgcgagacagggcAATATAAGATGTGCTCGACACGAAAGTTCGGTCAGAGTaggtagaaattgttttggcttaagTAGAGGGGTGATGGCATGCCAAGGTAGCCGTTgcttcctctatgtttataagtcgagtctACACACATTATGCGTTCCTTAAATTGTGCTTCACATATAGTGTAGGATTGTGTTTATGACTTTGAATGGATGTTTTCAAGTGAACTAATAGGTTCCTAATGCAATTATGTGTAAGGTGTCTATAGTGACGTTTTATCCCGAAAGGTGTTAAGTCTACACATAAATTAGAGATAAGTGTACCTTGTGTAGTGTGGATTGATTTTTGAGTGCATGTGTCGCAAGAAATGAATTAGTGTGCATATAGGAGATGAATGAGTGTGATGAAGTGGTGAGATACTCCTTCTAATTTTATTCACAACTCTTGTTAGATGTTGTAGTGAGATGGTCGTCGGTTTTGTCGTTGTGCATAGGTTTGTAAGTAGGCATGTGCACGAGTATGTTTTGGCGTAGATTAAATGTACGTGGAGGAAAAAGTGGTACGCATGTGTATGGTAGTCGTGATTGTGTTAACTTGAacaaagagtctcaagtacatgtcGTGCTATGGTTGTATTTGAGATTGTAAGTTATAAGAGTTGTGCGATATGAGGTTCGATCGATGTAGTTAATATGGATTGGActgtagagaggtggtgacatgccgaagtagtcattGCTTTCTCGACGGTTAAGTCGAGGTCATGTGTGATGGCGCTATTTACGTGGTGAATGCGTTTGTTAAATGAAtgtggtaattttagtgcactaaatgatttggataaaaATTTGTAAGgctacttgttagtcctcatttgattaatttaactctaacaaacggtaaagtgttagaataattcaagtctctaaaacatggcaattcttgaattatataggagctgaaatttagtaattgctgttttggactgcacataCTGTTTTCatcgtgctgtatgtttgatgaactaaatgatgttttctgtagatatgtgctatagaaaagtggtatataaccttattatcttgcttgtactagaatttgacagccataaacctgttcgtttaggagttgtgcttttcacaaggccatcacctgaatctgtcgaatttctgaacagatttcagaaattgcaatggttgcttaagttaatgttgaaataagttattggtgttcacaagaaagttgtaggtaACTCTAttgtcttacttgtgttaaaatttgacagacataagtctgatcgtttaggagttatgctttttacaaattcagtaactgaatctgtccaaattctgcacagatttcagaaactgcattgttagctcaatttaatgttgcaatcagttcatggtcgttataagaaagttgtagatgttttcgctatcttgcttgtgttaaaatttcataaccataggcctgacagtttagaagttatgaattttgcaaactggttgctgtgttctgtccactgtcagaacagatttcgaaaattgtaatgtttgatttgattaaacctggaatctcttcttggtgattataaaagttatgtagttcttttgccaagctttccaaaaagtcttggaccactctttttggtggtctgaagattaaagtTCTGAATGTTTGAAGTATGaaatctgaatctgtccaaatctggacagcaacgccttctagtgtcttttatccttaattgcatattgaatcatcttgagatgtttataaataatttgtataacattgaattagctttccagaaagtctgagatcactttgtttggatgtctgaatctctagttatgagtttttaaagtcgcaagtctgaatctgtccaaatctggacagagctgttgtattagcatgttttgaccttgctaagtgttgaatcctgttgagatcaaaataccaaagttgtagttcacctTTTAagatttccagaaagtcctagtttgatatttttggattaatatttgaagagttatgactgaaacaagcatctgctgtgctgctgtcctaaaaatctgcatgtgcgCATTTGATTGTTCAGTTCACCCTGTTTGCTAAAAATATTTGGTTAACACTTaaataatgtagacttgccatgactaagcttaataatgcacgtgtgtcatgttttatatgtttcttctctagTTGATTTTGATATAAGAGTTTCATAGACATGGATGCCTAGGTCCTATTTaacttacgttgtcttggttgctCTTGTGTGGTCAATAGGAGAACAAATAAATGATTAAGGTGAGCGTAGTAAGTGcgtgtacttgtgatgtcgtagtcgcgttgcgtaaataaataaaatgttgtcatctttctaatggtgttaatgttgaacgccgatgccgtgtagataactaaagctAACATGTGGTTGTCTATGGTGTCTTctaatttaatgtttagttcgccactgtgtctttgaatatcttgtgctatttcattatattcatacatatgcatcttgcatctcatttaggaccgagagatgatgatcgtgcaagtgacgtggtgccaaccacaagatgcggaCGATGGACAACCTAAGggaggatggacataaccagtatttgctcgccaagcgagtacctcccccatcaaacactatctaagtgttaaattaaaggcaagccccggttttatgcataaccgttatatatgctattttactgcacttaatgtttgtaggcttgtactgtgcacttaagtgtaggagttgcctgaaatcctagttgcatgaactcaggattcctttttgagatggatactagtatgctaggtcgagtagctgctttgctaattagggatctcggtagaagtcgagtgatttttctagcactcgcgcgaggtcaggatttggttgtatccattttgataacggaatgatgatggtctgtggacacgggtccatggggacgcgtggtctacgagacggaaattggaataaggattaacgtgcggatacctgtgtcaagcgtttgaacgtactaaacacatgccgagaaatatggtaaatcggtaagcctagtacctgagtgaacctggcagcagactttacccctcacgcgacctgagacgtggtctcccatttcggttatggtgggtacaagtgcggtcactggacgacggcagtcggggtcagtgaggcattgtacgccaaggcggtgagccttgaTCTGTTGACGggaaatcgatggggacggttgatgtgtgtggggacggagtgcctcgccacgtcgtgtgtttaggtttaccttgcaaggataaaaactcgattcgaatcgtctgcttctctcagctaatgagactgcttgatccattgtactgcattgagtaataagtggaaatgaggtgactgacaaaatatgttgattggtaaaaatgtttgataccatgtatgattagctaggcacacatctagtctaaaggattctactaaaacttgaaaagctaaaacttgtttttagactcagctagtgcttttggcaaaccaaacccctcagccaaacagctgcatgtctagaggtagaggagtagactcctcacaccgggtaagtctagctgagtattagtatactcagccttgcttgtggcataatttttgcaggtacctccttgatttggttgatggtgtgacttggcctccatccctgccaccgggatagacggtcgagtgggttattgcttccgcaggagaggaccaggaggggtagcgtggccaggcttcgccatgttactcggttttctccgttagttatttctgctgcattaaaatttatggttattatttctgaaactccgataatgtaatcactaatgatacttattaaatttgtagtattatgttttattgtatttctctgtgcctcacctccatgtgagctagtggtattcgatcctggtaagtggctttatcggactagatccgagggactgacgggttattcctgtttaagtgtgttgctgcactCAAGGgtccgacttgggcacttaagctggaataattcgggcggttctgccacaactggtatcggagcgaataccatcacagagaagtcaataagtcatgattaccaacttttctaaagtaaaacttgcttagaaaccactattggatagatcgtcaggacgataaggatagacctaggacgtgaagccttaggaaatagatgggtagctaggtggctatttatataggccataaaggctattactactactattagTAGGGATGCTGTAGGAGCATCcggaaaattagttaggtctgagaagacgactagaatgagcatgcatcatgattgtcgcatcattgtcttttgtgcatcaacatgcttctctcacctttattccaataataagaacttgtgaataatgtgatgtactactgtgttagaaatgccttacctcgtgttagattagtaagtcttgttaggttgtgttatgtctttctcttgtcttgctatttAGGTGATACTGTAATTATTCAACCCTTTTTCCCATAACTAGCAAAAAAATTGTTGCTCATTCCGTTCCTAAAAAAAGACCCCATCCAagcaaccttgagtttagcaagtgaaacctcaaAAAAATATATTTATGCTTGTGTTAGTGTTTTCTAACCCTTGTGTGTTTCACCCTTGAATTTACACCTGCACAGCTTATAGAACCCCTAGCTGGACCGCTAGTTCACCCTAAAACTTCCTTGTGCATGTGGTTATGTCAAA of Zea mays cultivar B73 chromosome 8, Zm-B73-REFERENCE-NAM-5.0, whole genome shotgun sequence contains these proteins:
- the LOC109941410 gene encoding uncharacterized protein, with protein sequence MQQPILLSSPTKQRAPSSLFSVVPAGCSTECTANRALQQPSRSFSTPLVACRRSSARCAAPSATPSKPVLSVNANRRARVFDTWPVGRTTCMHNSDPIPFRTER